The window CTCTTCTGGAACTCGTCATGGAGGACGTGGATactgagagatcaggtttatttatgttGAAGATCTGAATGAAAGCATCGGTGCACGTCTCTGTGTCTGAGTTCAGATCAGCCGTCCTGCAACAGGAACGTCAGGGgaaggcagtacggcaagccaGAAGGGTCAAAAACCACCAGGAAAAGCGGGCGTGACAGCGCCTCACCTGGACATGAACTATGATTATAATCATTTATAgtcattatttgaaatatttaaatgttcccaaagttagtttcaataccaaaaaataatgagtttaatttggtctccagacatgtaaatgtcatcAAAACTACAcgttcaaagttcaaagatgtgtaagtgtatatttatgctttgaagtactttacatatgttttctcaaatatgttttaaagttttaaaaaagtaattttaggcttttatcttcttgttttttcactttttactgatccaaaccaGGAGTTTTACGATCCGTTACATTATTCATTCTCCAGGAAAGCTTGTATGTAAACACAAATTCAAGCTTTCTTTTGCATCATGTAGCGTGAGGGGCGTGGTTTCAATCCAAATCAGTCAGTTTGTTTAGATTCTGGTTAgaatttttctttgtattttttttttacacttttttagattgattgttttttttgcttctctttGTCGTCTTCCTCGGCTCCCGTCAGCTGAATGTTTTAGGAAACATAAACTTTCTTCCTGAGTGTTTTTGTCCTCTCGCTCTTTTTCGGTTAGATCTGAGCAGAAAAATTCCTCTGATCTCATCCAATCCAAGCGGTTCTCCATCGGACCAACCAGGACTGATGCCCAGGGCGACCTGGACTCGGATGAGGAAATCTGCCGACTGATGGCGGCTCAGGACAGTTCCCATCATGCACTGCAGCAGGAGGCCGAGGAGAGTCCGCTGGAGGTGGTGGGACTGGAGTACTCGGTGAAATCTGGGCGTAAAGGTAAAGAGACTCCGGAGGCGCCGGTCAGATGTTTGTCCGACTGTGACGTGTTTGTTGATGAGAAGACTTTGATTCCAGGAGATGAAGATGAGTACGACTCTGCCGACACAGATGAACTCATTGCATCCAGAAGAAATCTCTCTCCTCTTAGTAATGAGAGGTCAAAGGGGCGGAGTCAACCTGGAGAGGAGAAGGTAAAGGCCGTCCTTCCTCTTCAGACTCTTTCATTCAAAGAGGATTCtggtttggagaaaaaaaggaccAAAACCAGAGTCCTGCCGGTGCTTCAACACggtgatgaggaagaggaggaagaggaggagtcagCCGGATCCAGCTCTGATTCTGAATATGAAGCCATGTTCTCCAACGTCACTCGTCTGGAGCTGTCTCTGGCGGATCTGCAGAGACTTGCTGAGGAAGACTCGCAGGCCGCCGGCATCCTCGGGTCTGAGGGAGACCCGGCGCTCGCCGCCGGCCCCTCAGAGCAGCCTGCGCCCAAGAAGGGCACCTCGCCTGAGGAGATCCTCGCCGCCATCCTGGAGGACAGCGACGACGACAGGccaaggaaaaggaaaaagcgTAAAGGTGTGACGTTACCACCGCTCCCCGCCTTCCAGGGAACCAGATCCCTGCAGGAAACAGACGATCTGCTgaggagagaggaagaggagggaggaggagaccAGATGGACAGCAGAACCACAGAGACGGAAGGACAGGAAGGCGAGAAGAACGGGGCTTTATCACAAAGTCCTGTAGCTTCAGAGTCTTCCTCCTCCAGTGAAGAAGACGAGGAGGAAAGGACAACAGAAACCCCTGCAGCAGAGGCTTTGCTTCCATCACAGATCTTCTCTGACGAAGGCTCTGGGGAAGCGGCGCCTCCAACTCTTCGACGGAAACTTaatgcagaggaagaggaggagctgcagaggaagGCCAACCTGAGACGGCTGTCTGCCCTCcagcagagacagaaaaaggTTGAGGAGCAGAAGAAGCTCATCCAGGGAGCTTTGGCCAACCTGGTGAGTGGACCTCCAGTCATTTAcctttacatgaaatgagtgaTGCATCCAGCTGTTAAACAAGaaaaggaatatatatatatatatatatatatatatatatatatatatatatatatatatatatacactatatataccccccccacacacatatacataatTACTGCAATTTTGCATCCCCTCCACCAGATggcgacctaggcggctgccttgGGTGCCTATGCCCGGGCCGGCCCTTGGTCTCCGGTTGCCCAAATGCTGAACTCTTTTTGTAGTTTGAAGTAACAAATCAAATGAAACCTTTTATGGATTAAACCAATAGTACGGAGCTCTTTGTGTCATTGACCAATCACTGGAGACGTCTAAATCTAGATGCCCGCCCTCTACATGGTgcagaaagatgaaaaaaaacgacttttcCGCCGACACGTGACTGAACTGCACTGTCTGAGAGCAGCACCTCGTTGCAGAAATAGCTCATTGTTACGGTTGTAACGGATCGGATCACCTGTGCACAGGTGTACCACAGATCAAAGACTGAGTTGATAAAACCAATTTATCCATTGGAATCAATTTAAGCCTGATagatcaatatttaaaaaaataaataaataaatcgatttagcacataatgcTAACGTCTGCCAGCTTGATGCTGacatttaatagaatttcccataggacggctaatgctaatgctaatcattcagttgacctaaacatacattctgactaaatgaacatctttataaactcacaggcatgaatgtTCTCAACTccttaaaggaaatatttttaaagtaaccatttgtggtctaaaacaggtTTTTCCTCATATTATCTTCTTCATGTGGAATACAGTGTAATGctgtagcgcgatcgccacctagtggccaaactgaaacgtcctccaggagaagcagaacaattgttggttattctcctttagagaatccatgtaactctgtatgatattaacaatctcattattatttcacttatagtgtttacagtatgtgaactggatcagattaatttGAATATCATCAAAACATATAttagattatttatgtatttctaaaaaaatgtgtctaaatgtgtgaactcAAATTGACTCCAATTGAATCCagaggattgaaagaatctGAGAAATCAAATCGAACCGTTTCTGAAAATGATTCGATACTCAGCTCTAGTTTAGTGATCCGTTACTCCCCAAACGTCGGTTATTAGGAGATACTTTGGTTCAGTACAGGCGACGTCCAAACAGGTACAATATAAATCATGTAGAAAACtaaaacttatttaaataaaactcaaagggaaattgttttttttttgttttgctatttgtcCTTTCATGTCATGCCGTCATCATGTTTTCCTCACATGATGCAGGTCTACTGGGGAGTCGTTCTTGTGTCAACGATCGTCTGAATCCCTCCAGAATATTCTGAGTCACTGAACTGCTGTTTGGACGTCATGTTTCTGCTGTAACAGCAGCCACTCTTTATGATCTTTGtggttttattcatttgtttgatCAGGATGCTCCGCCCCCAAAAGCAGGCAAACGCATCGTTTTTGActcagatgatgaagaagagaATCCGAGTCAGACAGCGAGTTCGATCATCCAGTCGGTGGAGGAGGCTGCGGGGACCAGAGCAGTAGCCAATCAGAGAGCTGCAAAGGACAAGGTGAGATGGATCCACTCGCCTTTCGTTAACGATAGCAGAAATGTTTCCTGACGTTTCGTCTCCATCTGCAGTTTTCAGCCCCTCAGCTGTTCGACAGCAGCGAGGATGAGGACGGAGccgaggaagaggagaacaggTTTGACCTTCGACCTCAGTTTGAGGGTCAAGCGGGACAAAAGGTGAAGAGCAGCCTCTCTTTCTGTGATTCCTCTGGATGTGCGGATGTGTTCGAAGCTTTACGCTCTTTATCAGCACGTTGTGATGCACCTTATAGAGATTAATGTCTGGAGAATGTGACAGAAACAGACCTTTTGATCAACAGGAGGTGAATCTTCTCATTGAGCTGTTTCTGCCTCATGTCGGTCTGAAAACATCTGAAGCTTTTCTTAGTTTTCCTCACAGTAAATGTTCTGATCCGGAAGCGAAACCGTCTGCAGAGTCTACAGTTAAACTGATGAAAACTCATCTAGATTTAGACAAATCGACCTGTTTCAGTAAGAAAAAATGATCCACGACTCCAGCGAATCACAAGGACGTTCCTGCAGCTCTTTTATTAAAGGACCACACCAGGATGTTCTTCAGCCCTTCAGAGTGAActgtatccatatatatgatcacatattacctttggaacactaaaaaactaatttattatgaaatattagctatttttaactattttcatGCCCGGAAGTaaaatctctgaggctccgccttttgctccctGAGGGTGCCGCCCACTTCATGACGTCCTCCTAGAGCCAGCGTGTCACCCACGAACAAATGAGGGGAAATATtgtcttattgttttttattttttaatataaatgtaggCCCAAATACATCTGACAGTCATTTTGTCGTCCAGCTGATGGCGCTGCAGTATCGCTTTGGGACCGACGAGCGGTTTCGGATGGACGAGCGTtttctggaggaggaggagccagatGGGGGTGTGTTGATGTTGATGTCAGGATGACATGAAGTCGGGCCGCCGTTCTCACACAGTTTGTTATTTAGAGGCAGAGAGTGGCCTCGCTGTGGAGGACGaggccctggaggaggagaagaagaagaacctcTCCATTCTGCAAAACCTCCTTGGGAGCAGCAAACAGCCCAGCAGCAGGACGCCTTCAAAAGCTGCAAAGTTCAGGTGCGCCTCACGGAGATCCAGAACGTCAGCGTGGGAATGGAAAGACgaaaaagatttgtttaaacGTGTTGTGCTTCTGCAGAGACGTGTCCACTCTACATTATGACCCCAGCAGAGAGGAACACACTGCGTTTGAAACCAAAACCATCCAGACTACTGAGAGGTAGGAGAACACCACACACTCTTCATACGTCATTACGTTTCAGCAGAAATCTGAAACGCGACCTGCAGGGAGAGTTCTGGTGGCCCTCAAGGAATCATAATTGATGGTTATTCAAACAGCTGTTCATTGGTTTTGTGGTTTCTGGCGacatctgcaggaaaaaaagggtCATTACACCCAGGTGTCAATAGTGCAGTGAATGaatttcaccactagagggcagacaACATTTTCTATGTTTACAGGAAGGACTGTGGACAGCAGTAGAAATGGAGTCAGAGCGGATTCAGATTCAGAGAATGTTCTTTGGGGAAAAAACGTGTTAGCAAAGAGAAAAAGCGCTTTACGCTAACAATGCTAATGTTGTCGTACCTCACGGGCTGGATGAAGTCGTGGGCCTGATTTGAAGCCTGTAAATGCAAAGCTCAAAGAATTCAATATAAATCGTCGCTATGttacaaatcataaaaactaTAACAATAAGCTCCACCAACAATAGAAGCTAGCTGCAGTTGTGGCTTTGGAAATGACCTGGTGTTGTGCCGAGGTACGTTCCTCTACCAGAACCTGTTTCCCCGCTCTCAGATGTTTTTTGTAATgctcatattttgtcccaaacaGCGTTAAAAGAAGGTGAATGATTACAATAGACTCTATTCTGGGGGTTTTGGagagtttattgtcatatttgatttttttccctccatatTCTCCATTAAACGACGAGAGGGGGCCCGGATTCTGTTGGGCCGCTGATGATCCAGTCGGCCAGAATCTGTGCCCCCAATAAATGTGCTGTAGACACAACAGCTATTTATTAATTGTTCATTATTACATGCTTCCATAATAAAGTGACTTTCAGAAATTGTGTTTcatatcctaaattagcaaaacaaaggtcatttttaatacaaaaagctgttattgttttatgtagaatatgaggaaaaatatgcaaacatgACGATAAATTCCCCAAAGTCTCAGAATATGTAATGTATTGtaatcatccaccttcttttaacgcagtttgggacaaaatatgagtgttatAAAGCAAATCAACAATCTCAGAAAGCGGGGAAACACATTCTCTCAGGGGGAGCGTACCTCGGCACCACGCCGTTGGCACCACGCCGTTGGCACCACGCCGGCGTAGAAAGTCCTTCAGTGACGTTGGTAGAAGAACGTCTGCAGAGAGTAGCTCTCATAGAATCACACAGTTGGTCTGATGTTGACCAACATTAATGATATTTAACAGTTAAAACCATGTTTCAAATCTTGCTCTGTTAACTCTACAAACGACATTTGGTCATTAAAGCtgttaaaacagtatttttctgtttacccATCTTATCACCAACATTGGCCCCAGTCTAATGTCCGGTTCTTAATGTGGCGCTCTGCTACAGAAACATTGAGAAACTGTTCGAAATAGTTCAGACTCCTCCACATCTGATTGGTGTGATCTCCATCATGTGACCTGCTGTCCACACAGCAAAGCCgccaggaggaagaagagggaggAGGCTCAGAAGCTTCCAGAAGTTTCGTCCGACATCTTTTACGAAGTGTCCGGTGACCTGAAGGCTGTGTTCGGTCAGACCAAAGAGGAGCTCTCTGAGGCCGAGGAGGAGAACAACTGGGaccaagaggaggaggaggaggacggaggcgaggaggaggagctgcagacctCTCTGCTCCCAGACGATCCCATCACCACGAAAGAGGAATCCTCCGGGTTCAAGTTTTCGTTCTTCGGGGTCGACGGCGAGACGAGCAGCAGAGAGACGAGTAAGAGAAGCTGGTCAGAGCCGGATCCGCTCTTCATGTCAAACGTTTCACGTTTCCTCTCTTTTAACAGCCGAGTACAAAGTGGAGAACATCCAGGCTCCAAAGGTGTCCTGGCAGCAAGACCCTCGTTTCCATGacagcagctcagacgaggagcCGGAGAGCCAAAGCAGAGAAGCTAAAGCAGAGTGAGAGAAACACCAACATCGTGATGGTTATACGATGGTTGGTTAGACCAACCGAATGCTGCACCTGAACAGTCATTGTTCTGTGTTTTAATTGGAAATGGTTTGAGCTCCTAGATTTAATCAAGTAAAGCACGTGTCAGAGTcacggcccaggggccggatccggccctccgggtaattctatccggccctccagatcattttattgttattaatgacccgatgttatcttgagctcatttctaacttgtataattttgactacatatatttttatggagagtaaaatattgaaagttatttaaggtttaagttgatttattctggaataatattcctgtatttttattattcagaattatgttaaaaagttagttttaaaaaattgtaaatctgatagctttttggactattttagcatttactaagatttttgaggctattttagagtttagctaatatttcagctacatgttagctgttttggataatttaggctttttttcagtttaggctagtttggcatttagctaatattttagttggctttcagcttcagtgttttcagctatcaatcaGCATCTGCTTACATCAGCTttcatcattcacactagcatcattgcaggtaatgatatgtatctagttcataattatgttaaaaagttacagttttaaagtttaaaaagtgtatttttagagtgtttataaatgtttatcctgttcttcccgtgacctcaggtgtgttttggattttgtctccttgtgagtttgacactcctgaaaTAATCAAACAGCTGACGAACTCTTCAGTATCTGAACCCTTGTCATGTTTTCCCTCAGAGAACCTCCCTCCACGATGGATTTGTTCTTCTTCTACCCCGGTGACTCCAGACTGAAAGGTAGGAGACGGTTTGGAGGAAGCGTGGTCGGCGTTCCAGATGAGTGCGTCCTGTCATTTACCTGCCCCGTCTTCTGCTCCAGACGGTCCGACGTTGTTCTGTCGCTCCGGCcagctggaggagcagagggAGGACTGGGAGGAGAGGAGGACCATGCTCAGACGGGTCAGCAGTCTTTACCTCTCACACGTTTCTCCTCATGACCGTGTGCTCTCTGGACACTGTTATTAACACCAGTTTGGaccttttaccttcagaactgcTTTAATCTTTGGTGGCAGAGATCCAACAAGGAATCATTCCTCTGAGAGTTTGGTCCATCACACAgttgaacatccatgatgctgatctcccgttccaccacatcccaaaggttctattgggttctggtgactgtggaggtcattagagtccagagAACTGATtcttctagaaaccagtctgagaggATTCCAGCTGTAggacatggagtcttatcctgaACAGAGTTAATATGTGTAGACTGCCATACTAACCTCCAGGCTGGatgatcccggacgagcccccaaattGTTGAGGTAGCCCTCTGCTAGCCTCCCAGAGTTGGTTAATgaggaagagagaaaaaaccttgtttggaaaattaatcCATTCattgaaaaagatgaaaagttgaagaaaaaactTGACCGGATCTTTACACCGAGTCAGTTTACAGACGAGTGTCGCGTGAGAAGACctgactgagctgcagtggtAAAGAGAACAGGAAATGATGTAAGGAGGGATGGATCCATGCTCTCATTATGTTTACGCCAAATTCTGACCGTCTGGATGCCGCCGCAGAAATGAAGACTCATCAGACCAATCCAATCTTCTACTGTCCAGTGTCGGTGATCCTGTGTGAattggatattttctctttttctgaccattctctataaaccctagagatggttgtgagTGAAAATCCTAGTagatcaacagtttctgaaacactCAAACCAACAACCATGTCACATTCAGTCACTTCAATCccatttcttcctcattctggtGTTCGGTTTAACCGTGTCCAAATGAAGTGAGTTGCTGcgatgtgattggctgattgaaATTTGTGTTAACAATTGGACAGGTGTCTCTAATAGCGACAGTGAGTGAATCTCTGTGCACGTGGACCGCAGCTGTGAAGACTTTATTCTTCATGACAGATAGACTTCATGTTACCCAACAATAAGACTCCTGGGACTCTAGAATCAGAGTTTCAGTGTTTGAGGAGGAGAATTTTCTGGGTTTCATGTTTCCATCTGAAAACAAGATCTTATGCCTAAAGAAGTGTaaagtgttgttgttttttgtcccACAGGAGGTTCGAAAGAAGCACAAAGATGCACGAAGGAAGCTGAAAGCTGCACCTAAGAGCTGAGCATTCTGGGAAACGGTTTCCAGCCACTCAGAGGAGTCTCTGTGAGGACGGTGAACATCATCAGAGCTTTGTGTCGAACATTTGAGGGACATCTGTTAGACTCTGAGGAGAACGAGGTGTTGAAGTTTTGACCAGAaccataaaaatattatttttagtttaaactgtggtttgtgtttttgctggaGTCTCTTCTCAAAGCTCAACGACTGTTTTCAAGAATCTACTTTTGTTTgctaaaactaaacatttaggATTTGTGACACTTCTGATTGGAAGATCTGTTTAAAAGTATATAGGAAAGCTAGTCCTTCACTTCTAACTCATTTAATCCTGTGGTGTCCACCTGTGTTCTCCTGAACGTAATCGTGTGTCTGTTGTTATCGTAGATTATTTGCTGCTGTTTATTTGGGGCAGAAAATGCGATTATTTAGCTGACAGTTTTCCCAACACTTCGTCCGAACGCCATCTCTGAGTCTGGCGTCCTTCAGGAACACGAGGCTGGGACACAACAGGAAGATGCCTTTGCTCTTCTGCCAAAAGAAATGTAACATTCCAATGAATCTGTACTGCAGATTCATGAACCATTAAATATTGTATCTTAAACTAAATTATCAGCTTTC is drawn from Oryzias melastigma strain HK-1 linkage group LG5, ASM292280v2, whole genome shotgun sequence and contains these coding sequences:
- the nol8 gene encoding nucleolar protein 8 isoform X3 encodes the protein MRRLYVGGLSHAVTQKELKDRFGKFGDVVDVELRTRRDEEGVPYKTFGYINISISDADLKRCLTVLNKSKWKGGTLQIETAKESFLHRLAQERQAAADPDLQQTAADDGKQNLLDSLSKAGINNFTMKAAVPGTEVPGHKDWVVSKFGRVLPVLQLRCQKGNKARMLKYDPSKYSHNIRKLDRDDADRSTPVSQLTWQVEGGDDDISRKRRGEFPSYEPRRPKKSRPLGADTCKAPDRKRSEQKNSSDLIQSKRFSIGPTRTDAQGDLDSDEEICRLMAAQDSSHHALQQEAEESPLEVVGLEYSVKSGRKGDEDEYDSADTDELIASRRNLSPLSNERSKGRSQPGEEKVKAVLPLQTLSFKEDSGLEKKRTKTRVLPVLQHGDEEEEEEEESAGSSSDSEYEAMFSNVTRLELSLADLQRLAEEDSQAAGILGSEGDPALAAGPSEQPAPKKGTSPEEILAAILEDSDDDRPRKRKKRKGVTLPPLPAFQGTRSLQETDDLLRREEEEGGGDQMDSRTTETEGQEGEKNGALSQSPVASESSSSSEEDEEERTTETPAAEALLPSQIFSDEGSGEAAPPTLRRKLNAEEEEELQRKANLRRLSALQQRQKKVEEQKKLIQGALANLDAPPPKAGKRIVFDSDDEEENPSQTASSIIQSVEEAAGTRAVANQRAAKDKFSAPQLFDSSEDEDGAEEEENRFDLRPQFEGQAGQKLMALQYRFGTDERFRMDERFLEEEEPEAESGLAVEDEALEEEKKKNLSILQNLLGSSKQPSSRTPSKAAKFRDVSTLHYDPSREEHTAFETKTIQTTESKAARRKKREEAQKLPEVSSDIFYEVSGDLKAVFGQTKEELSEAEEENNWDQEEEEEDGGEEEELQTSLLPDDPITTKEESSGFKFSFFGVDGETSSRETTEYKVENIQAPKVSWQQDPRFHDSSSDEEPESQSREAKAEEPPSTMDLFFFYPGDSRLKDGPTLFCRSGQLEEQREDWEERRTMLRRVSSLYLSHVSPHDRVLSGHCY
- the nol8 gene encoding nucleolar protein 8 isoform X2, whose product is MRRLYVGGLSHAVTQKELKDRFGKFGDVVDVELRTRRDEEGVPYKTFGYINISISDADLKRCLTVLNKSKWKGGTLQIETAKESFLHRLAQERQAAADPDLQQTAADDGKQNLLDSLSKAGINNFTMKAAVPGTEVPGHKDWVVSKFGRVLPVLQLRCQKGNKARMLKYDPSKYSHNIRKLDRDDADRSTPVSQLTWQVEGGDDDISRKRRGEFPSYEPRRPKKSRPLGADTCKAPDRKRSEQKNSSDLIQSKRFSIGPTRTDAQGDLDSDEEICRLMAAQDSSHHALQQEAEESPLEVVGLEYSVKSGRKGDEDEYDSADTDELIASRRNLSPLSNERSKGRSQPGEEKVKAVLPLQTLSFKEDSGLEKKRTKTRVLPVLQHGDEEEEEEEESAGSSSDSEYEAMFSNVTRLELSLADLQRLAEEDSQAAGILGSEGDPALAAGPSEQPAPKKGTSPEEILAAILEDSDDDRPRKRKKRKGVTLPPLPAFQGTRSLQETDDLLRREEEEGGGDQMDSRTTETEGQEGEKNGALSQSPVASESSSSSEEDEEERTTETPAAEALLPSQIFSDEGSGEAAPPTLRRKLNAEEEEELQRKANLRRLSALQQRQKKVEEQKKLIQGALANLDAPPPKAGKRIVFDSDDEEENPSQTASSIIQSVEEAAGTRAVANQRAAKDKFSAPQLFDSSEDEDGAEEEENRFDLRPQFEGQAGQKLMALQYRFGTDERFRMDERFLEEEEPDGEAESGLAVEDEALEEEKKKNLSILQNLLGSSKQPSSRTPSKAAKFRDVSTLHYDPSREEHTAFETKTIQTTESKAARRKKREEAQKLPEVSSDIFYEVSGDLKAVFGQTKEELSEAEEENNWDQEEEEEDGGEEEELQTSLLPDDPITTKEESSGFKFSFFGVDGETSSRETTEYKVENIQAPKVSWQQDPRFHDSSSDEEPESQSREAKAEEPPSTMDLFFFYPGDSRLKDGPTLFCRSGQLEEQREDWEERRTMLRREVRKKHKDARRKLKAAPKS
- the nol8 gene encoding nucleolar protein 8 isoform X1 — translated: MRRLYVGGLSHAVTQKELKDRFGKFGDVVDVELRTRRDEEGVPYKTFGYINISISDADLKRCLTVLNKSKWKGGTLQIETAKESFLHRLAQERQAAADPDLQQTAADDGKQNLLDSLSKAGINNFTMKAAVPGTEVPGHKDWVVSKFGRVLPVLQLRCQKGNKARMLKYDPSKYSHNIRKLDRDDADRSTPVSQLTWQVEGGDDDISRKRRGEFPSYEPRRPKKSRPLGADTCKAPDRKRSEQKNSSDLIQSKRFSIGPTRTDAQGDLDSDEEICRLMAAQDSSHHALQQEAEESPLEVVGLEYSVKSGRKGDEDEYDSADTDELIASRRNLSPLSNERSKGRSQPGEEKVKAVLPLQTLSFKEDSGLEKKRTKTRVLPVLQHGDEEEEEEEESAGSSSDSEYEAMFSNVTRLELSLADLQRLAEEDSQAAGILGSEGDPALAAGPSEQPAPKKGTSPEEILAAILEDSDDDRPRKRKKRKGVTLPPLPAFQGTRSLQETDDLLRREEEEGGGDQMDSRTTETEGQEGEKNGALSQSPVASESSSSSEEDEEERTTETPAAEALLPSQIFSDEGSGEAAPPTLRRKLNAEEEEELQRKANLRRLSALQQRQKKVEEQKKLIQGALANLDAPPPKAGKRIVFDSDDEEENPSQTASSIIQSVEEAAGTRAVANQRAAKDKFSAPQLFDSSEDEDGAEEEENRFDLRPQFEGQAGQKLMALQYRFGTDERFRMDERFLEEEEPDGEAESGLAVEDEALEEEKKKNLSILQNLLGSSKQPSSRTPSKAAKFRDVSTLHYDPSREEHTAFETKTIQTTESKAARRKKREEAQKLPEVSSDIFYEVSGDLKAVFGQTKEELSEAEEENNWDQEEEEEDGGEEEELQTSLLPDDPITTKEESSGFKFSFFGVDGETSSRETTEYKVENIQAPKVSWQQDPRFHDSSSDEEPESQSREAKAEEPPSTMDLFFFYPGDSRLKDGPTLFCRSGQLEEQREDWEERRTMLRRVSSLYLSHVSPHDRVLSGHCY